Proteins from a single region of Carassius carassius chromosome 37, fCarCar2.1, whole genome shotgun sequence:
- the LOC132118492 gene encoding chemokine XC receptor 1-like, producing MTTDYNTTYDYVTDYEDQLCRKEQMVKIGSIIIPIFFTAVVVLSCIGNILVLIILALYESIKPLTNFFILNLAVSDLLFTIGLPFWASYYVWGWRFGDAGCKAVKFLFYLGFYSSVLFLTLMTVQRYMAVVHPLSDWERCRGLSLSPYIVWILSLTVALLGSLQSEVMIESGSLYCEYGSIKWKTGIAYFQNVFFFIGFVIMGYCYGRMLRTITKSRTKKKHKTVRLIFSIAMVFFIGWAPYNIVIFLKSLAISPFTDCEISKRLDYAYYACRMIAFSHCCLNPVFYVFVGVKFRNHLKMILQKLIQKKKKLQATQAKIQSLGSIY from the coding sequence ATGACGACTGATTATAATACAACATACGACTATGTCACAGACTATGAAGACCAGCTGTGTCGCAAAGAGCAGATGGTAAAAATTGGATCCATTATTATTCCAATTTTTTTCACAGCAGTGGTTGTATTGAGCTGCATCGGTAACATCCTCGTTTTGATAATCCTTGCGCTCTATGAGAGCATCAAACCCCTGACCAATTTCTTCATCCTCAATTTAGCTGTGTCAGATCTGCTGTTCACTATTGGACTTCCATTTTGGGCCTCGTACTATGTCTGGGGTTGGAGATTTGGAGATGCTGGCTGTAAAGCTGTGAAGTTTCTCTTCTATTTGGGCTTTTACAGCAGCGTGTTGTTCTTGACTCTAATGACCGTTCAGCGTTACATGGCAGTGGTTCATCCTCTGTCCGACTGGGAGAGATGCAGAGGGCTTTCTTTATCTCCTTATATCGTTTGGATCCTGAGTTTAACGGTTGCACTGCTCGGTTCACTTCAAAGTGAAGTCATGATAGAATCTGGCAGCCTATACTGTGAATATGGCAGCATTAAATGGAAAACTGGCATTgcttattttcaaaatgtttttttcttcattggatttgtAATCATGGGTTACTGCTATGGCAGAATGCTTCGGACGATCACAAAATCACGGACTAAGAAGAAACACAAGACTGTTAGACTAATATTCTCCATCGCAATGGTGTTTTTTATCGGTTGGGCTCCATATAACATTGTCATTTTCTTAAAATCTTTGGCCATCTCTCCATTCACAGACTGTGAAATAAGCAAAAGACTTGACTATGCATATTATGCTTGCCGAATGATAGCCTTCTCCCACTGTTGCTTGAAccctgtattttatgtttttgttggtGTAAAATTCAGGAATCATCTAAAAATGATTCTGCAGAagctcattcaaaaaaaaaaaaaactccaagccACACAGGCAAAAATTCAGTCGCTGGGTTCAATTTACTGA